One segment of Brassica napus cultivar Da-Ae chromosome C3, Da-Ae, whole genome shotgun sequence DNA contains the following:
- the LOC106388273 gene encoding basic leucine zipper 34, whose translation MAQLPPQIPNMTPHWPDFSQKLSHFSTAAASSAVQNPSWVDEFLDFSACSRGNHRRSISDSIAFLEAPIVTSHMEEHNFDKFDDEQFMSMFTEDDDDLRNNRSHNNKNVGPSGCSLNTSTQADHKSFNDDEEPPSDHYMKDNNNNRNDEVRSQCKTEPEDGTASSNNSGDSSSNRIIDPKRVKRILANRQSAQRSRVRKLQYISELERSVTSLQSEVSVLSPRVAFLDHQRLLLNVDNSALKQRIAALAQDKIFKDAHQESLKREIERLRQVYQQQSFKKMENANHSPETGVDIKLSIEKEQMLNI comes from the exons atgGCACAACTCCCTCCTCAAATCCCCAACATGACACCACATTGGCCTGACTTTTCCCAAAAACTCTCTCATTTTTCCACCGCAGCCGCGTCATCCGCCGTACAAAACCCATCATGGGTCGATGAGTTCCTAGACTTCTCAGCGTGTAGCCGCGGCAATCACCGTCGTTCTATAAGCGATTCCATCGCTTTCCTCGAAGCTCCAATCGTCACAAGCCATATGGAAGAACACAACTTCGATAAGTTCGACGACGAGCAGTTCATGTCCATGTTCACGGAGGACGACGATGACTTACGTAATAATCGTTCCCATAACAACAAGAATGTGGGACCCAGTGGCTGTTCCTTGAACACATCCACGCAGGCCGATCATAAGAGCTTTAACGACGATGAAGAACCGCCGTCCGATCATTATATGAAAGATAATAATAACAACCGTAACGACGAGGTCCGGAGCCAATGCAAGACGGAGCCTGAGGACGGTACGGCGTCGAGTAACAACTCCGGCGATAGCTCCAGCAACAGAATTATTGATCCCAAAAGGGTTAAGAG AATATTAGCAAATCGGCAATCAGCACAGAGATCAAGGGTGAGGAAACTGCAATATATATCAGAGCTCGAACGTAGCGTCACTTCATTGCAG tcGGAAGTATCAGTGTTATCGCCAAGAGTCGCGTTCTTGGATCACCAGCGTCTGCTTCTCAACGTCGACAACAGCGCTCTCAAGCAACGAATCGCTGCTTTAGCTCAAGACAAGATTTTCAAAGACG CACATCAAGAATCATTGAAGAGGGAAATAGAGAGACTTCGACAAGTGTATCAACAACAAAGTTTCAAGAAAATGGAGAATGCAAATCATTCACCGGAGACAGGAGTCGACATAAAGCTGTCTATTGAAAAAGAGCAGATGCTCAACATCTAA